In the genome of Flavobacterium panacagri, one region contains:
- a CDS encoding TerC family protein, with protein sequence MIVWSLFLLAVIFILALDLGVFNKTPHIISTKEASKWTLVWVTLSFLFSGVIYWLYTTDYIENPDKLEPMAASMKFITGYLIELSLSVDNIFVIAIIFASFKIPQKYQHRVLFWGILGAIVFRGLMIFFGVMLINKFTWTTYLFGAFLIFTAIKMLFSGEEEDFHPKDSFVYKTLGKVMPITSEMDGEKFFISTKTAKKAATPLFVALIVIEVMDVLFAVDSVPAILAITKDPFLVFSSNIFAILGLRSMYFFLANMLAKFSYLEYSLVAILAFVGLKMLLHDFFHVPEWASLGFIALSLLVGILVSLKFGEEKVLNDSSEE encoded by the coding sequence ATGATAGTCTGGTCACTCTTTTTACTTGCTGTAATTTTTATTCTTGCTTTAGACCTTGGTGTCTTCAACAAAACACCACATATTATAAGTACTAAAGAAGCCAGCAAATGGACTTTGGTTTGGGTTACCTTATCTTTTCTTTTTTCAGGAGTAATTTACTGGCTATACACAACTGATTATATAGAAAATCCAGACAAACTGGAGCCAATGGCGGCTTCAATGAAATTTATAACAGGTTATTTAATTGAACTTTCTTTAAGTGTCGACAATATTTTTGTAATCGCTATTATTTTTGCTTCATTTAAAATTCCGCAGAAATACCAGCATCGTGTATTATTCTGGGGAATATTAGGAGCCATAGTTTTTCGCGGTCTAATGATTTTCTTTGGCGTAATGCTGATCAATAAATTTACTTGGACAACTTATTTGTTTGGCGCTTTCTTAATATTCACTGCCATAAAAATGCTTTTTTCTGGAGAAGAAGAAGATTTTCACCCCAAAGATTCTTTTGTATACAAAACATTAGGAAAAGTGATGCCGATTACATCTGAAATGGATGGAGAGAAATTTTTCATTTCGACCAAAACTGCAAAAAAAGCAGCAACTCCATTATTTGTAGCTTTAATTGTAATCGAAGTGATGGACGTTTTATTTGCCGTAGACAGCGTTCCTGCAATTCTTGCTATTACTAAAGATCCATTTTTAGTATTCAGCTCTAATATTTTTGCTATTCTTGGATTGCGTTCTATGTATTTCTTTTTGGCCAATATGCTGGCAAAATTCAGTTATTTAGAATACAGCTTGGTAGCCATTTTAGCTTTCGTTGGATTAAAAATGTTATTACATGATTTCTTCCACGTTCCAGAATGGGCTTCTTTAGGATTTATTGCACTTTCTCTTTTAGTTGGAATTTTGGTTTCTCTAAAATTTGGAGAAGAAAAAGTTTTAAATGATTCAAGCGAAGAGTAA
- a CDS encoding glutamine synthetase beta-grasp domain-containing protein yields MAKIKLEYIWLDGYEPTQNLRSKTKVEEHENFKGTLEELGNWSFDGSSTKQAEGGSSDCLLVPVAIYPDPTRINGWLVMSEVMYADGTPHPSNGRATIDDDNDDFWFGFEQEYFIMDTKTQLPLGFPVGGYPAPQGMYYCSVGGKNTHGRKLVEEHADLCIAAGINFEGINQEVACGQWEFQLFAKGAKKAGDEIWVARYLLDRLTEKYGYYIEYHPKPLGDTDWNGSGMHANFSNEVLRTCGDQATYERICEAFRPVTAEHIAVYGAYNDQRLTGKHETASIHDFSYGVSDRGCSIRIPLMTVQKGWKGWLEDRRPASNGDPYKIAARIIKTVKSAL; encoded by the coding sequence ATGGCTAAAATTAAGTTAGAGTACATTTGGTTAGACGGATATGAACCAACTCAAAATCTTAGAAGTAAAACTAAAGTTGAAGAGCACGAAAATTTCAAAGGAACATTAGAAGAACTTGGAAATTGGTCATTTGACGGTTCGTCAACAAAACAAGCTGAAGGTGGATCTTCTGACTGTTTATTAGTTCCTGTTGCAATCTATCCAGATCCAACACGTATTAACGGATGGTTAGTAATGTCTGAAGTTATGTATGCTGATGGAACGCCGCACCCATCTAACGGTAGAGCCACAATTGATGATGATAATGATGATTTCTGGTTTGGATTCGAGCAAGAGTATTTCATCATGGATACTAAAACACAACTTCCACTTGGTTTCCCAGTTGGAGGATACCCTGCTCCACAAGGGATGTACTACTGTTCAGTAGGTGGAAAAAACACTCACGGTAGAAAATTAGTTGAAGAGCACGCTGATTTATGTATCGCTGCTGGAATTAACTTTGAAGGAATCAACCAAGAGGTTGCTTGCGGACAATGGGAATTCCAATTATTCGCTAAAGGAGCTAAAAAAGCTGGAGATGAAATCTGGGTTGCTCGTTACTTATTAGACCGTTTGACTGAGAAATATGGTTACTATATTGAATATCACCCAAAACCTCTAGGAGATACAGACTGGAATGGTTCTGGAATGCACGCTAACTTCTCTAACGAAGTATTAAGAACATGTGGAGACCAAGCAACTTACGAAAGAATTTGCGAAGCTTTCCGTCCTGTTACTGCTGAGCACATCGCGGTTTACGGAGCTTACAACGACCAACGTTTAACTGGTAAACACGAAACTGCTTCTATCCACGATTTCTCTTATGGAGTTTCAGACAGAGGATGTTCTATCAGAATTCCTTTGATGACTGTTCAAAAAGGATGGAAAGGATGGTTGGAAGATAGAAGACCAGCTTCAAACGGAGACCCTTACAAAATTGCGGCTAGAATTATCAAAACTGTTAAATCAGCGCTATAA
- a CDS encoding glutamine synthetase III has protein sequence MSTLRFQALQEASNRKPVHFEEIGRKSNLFGSNVFNEKAMKQYLTSDAFKGVRDAIQHGTKIDRKLADYIAMGMKEWALAKGVTHYTHWFQPLTGTTAEKHDAFFETSYDGSDPVEKFGGAQLVQQEPDASSFPNGGIRNTFEARGYTAWDPTSPAFIYGTTLCIPTVFIAYTGEALDNKIPLLRALSAIDEAATEVCKYFDKNVKKVTATLGWEQEYFLIDKALANSRPDLMMTGRTLLGHTSAKGQQLDDHYFGSIPTRALTYMRDLEQECMLLGIPVKTRHNEVAPNQFELAPIFEETNLAVDHNSLLMDVMQRVAERHDFKVLFHEKPFKGVNGSGKHNNWSLATDTGVNLLSPSKTPMSNLQFLTFFINTIKAVNDNETLLRASIATASNDHRLGANEAPPAIMSVFIGAQLTKVLSELESVTTGKLSPEEKTDLKLNVVGKIPDVLLDNTDRNRTSPFAFTGNKFEFRAVGSNSNCSNAMTTLNAIVAKQLIDFKNEVENLIENKDMKKDDAIFNVLREYIKQSKKILFEGDGYSEAWEKEAVKRGLSNFKTTPEAIKAKVSKQALDLFEQLGIFNHVEAEARYEIELEEYTKKIQIEGRVLGDIARNHVIPTAIRYQNTLIENVKGLKEIFGKEFETIAKEQITLIKEISGHIEGINSKVLAMTNERKKANQLTDAQKMAEAYCNKVKPYFDEIRNHCDKLELLVDDESWTLTKYRELLFTK, from the coding sequence ATGTCAACATTACGTTTCCAAGCTTTGCAAGAAGCTTCTAACAGAAAGCCGGTGCATTTTGAAGAAATTGGTCGAAAATCAAATCTTTTCGGATCAAATGTGTTTAACGAGAAAGCAATGAAGCAGTATTTAACTTCTGATGCTTTTAAAGGAGTAAGAGATGCGATTCAGCATGGAACTAAAATAGACAGAAAATTGGCAGATTATATTGCCATGGGTATGAAAGAATGGGCTCTGGCAAAAGGAGTTACGCATTATACACACTGGTTTCAGCCTTTAACAGGAACAACTGCAGAAAAACACGATGCTTTTTTTGAAACTTCTTATGACGGAAGTGATCCTGTAGAAAAATTTGGTGGCGCTCAATTGGTGCAGCAAGAACCAGATGCATCAAGTTTCCCGAATGGTGGAATCAGAAATACTTTTGAAGCCAGAGGTTATACAGCATGGGATCCAACATCGCCAGCCTTTATATATGGAACAACTTTATGTATTCCAACTGTTTTTATTGCTTATACAGGTGAAGCTTTAGACAACAAAATACCTTTATTAAGAGCATTATCTGCTATTGACGAAGCGGCTACAGAAGTTTGTAAATACTTTGACAAAAATGTAAAAAAGGTTACAGCAACATTAGGATGGGAGCAGGAATATTTCTTGATTGACAAAGCGTTGGCAAATTCTCGTCCTGACTTGATGATGACAGGAAGAACTTTATTAGGACATACTTCTGCAAAAGGACAACAATTAGACGATCACTATTTCGGATCGATTCCAACTCGTGCGCTTACTTATATGAGAGATTTAGAGCAGGAATGTATGTTGTTAGGAATTCCGGTAAAAACACGCCATAATGAGGTTGCGCCGAATCAGTTTGAGTTGGCTCCGATTTTTGAGGAGACAAACCTGGCTGTTGATCACAACTCTTTATTAATGGATGTAATGCAGAGAGTAGCAGAACGCCACGATTTTAAAGTATTATTTCACGAAAAACCATTTAAAGGTGTAAACGGTTCTGGAAAACACAATAACTGGTCACTGGCAACAGACACTGGAGTAAACTTGTTAAGTCCAAGTAAAACGCCAATGAGCAACTTACAGTTTTTGACTTTCTTTATTAATACAATTAAAGCAGTAAACGATAACGAAACTCTATTAAGAGCGTCTATTGCCACTGCAAGTAACGATCACAGATTAGGAGCAAACGAAGCACCGCCGGCAATTATGTCGGTATTTATTGGGGCACAATTGACAAAAGTTTTGTCTGAGTTAGAAAGTGTAACAACAGGAAAACTTTCGCCAGAAGAAAAAACAGACCTTAAGTTAAACGTTGTTGGGAAAATTCCAGATGTATTATTAGATAATACAGACAGAAACAGAACTTCTCCTTTTGCTTTTACAGGAAATAAATTTGAGTTCAGAGCTGTTGGTTCAAATTCAAATTGTTCTAATGCAATGACTACTTTAAATGCAATCGTAGCAAAACAGTTAATCGACTTTAAAAATGAAGTAGAGAATCTGATCGAAAATAAAGACATGAAAAAAGATGATGCGATCTTTAATGTCTTAAGAGAATATATCAAACAATCTAAAAAAATCCTTTTTGAAGGAGATGGTTACAGCGAAGCTTGGGAAAAAGAAGCTGTAAAAAGAGGTTTGAGTAACTTTAAAACAACTCCAGAAGCGATTAAAGCTAAGGTTTCTAAACAAGCATTAGACTTATTTGAACAGTTAGGAATCTTTAATCACGTTGAAGCGGAAGCACGTTACGAAATTGAATTAGAAGAATACACTAAAAAAATCCAGATTGAAGGAAGAGTGTTAGGAGACATTGCAAGAAATCATGTTATTCCTACTGCAATTCGCTATCAAAATACTTTAATTGAAAACGTAAAAGGCTTAAAAGAAATCTTTGGAAAAGAATTTGAAACTATTGCAAAAGAGCAGATTACTTTAATTAAAGAAATCTCTGGTCATATTGAAGGAATCAATTCTAAAGTATTGGCAATGACAAACGAAAGAAAAAAAGCCAATCAATTGACAGATGCTCAAAAAATGGCAGAAGCTTACTGCAATAAAGTGAAACCATATTTTGATGAAATCCGTAATCACTGTGATAAATTGGAATTATTAGTAGATGACGAAAGCTGGACATTAACTAAATACAGAGAGTTATTGTTTACAAAATAA
- a CDS encoding IS3 family transposase (programmed frameshift), translated as MSIEREELKKVCAPKIYSEVFKKQVVKEFEQGLFTKAELRRRYNISGNSCIPRWLKKYGKFTYQDKLTIGRPMKDPQSQRIKELEAQLAKKEQELLVFKKFIEIAERELKVEIGKKVWFQAVQEINHIYRISPCEICRLFGYSKQAYYKRKSLLLKSDLNQENLRCLIMSVRQKLPKTGGRKLYYMLRDDLKKHQIKIGRDKLFDFLRGEYLLVPKVRRYYKTTNSRHWMRKYPNLIKEAEINRPEQIWVADITYLRTREKTHYLHLITDAYSKKIVGYNLSDNLMASSTLEALKMAVANKNKDSNLIHHSDRGLQYCSKEYTEYLIKNNILISMTQSYDPYENAVAERVNGILKEEFGLFETFEDFKALKKQVQESILFYNQIRVHLSINMLTPNQAHLQNQVKLKTWKKINRNKRNLVPI; from the exons ATGTCAATAGAAAGAGAAGAATTAAAAAAAGTATGCGCCCCTAAAATTTACAGTGAGGTCTTCAAAAAACAAGTTGTAAAAGAATTTGAACAGGGTTTGTTCACAAAAGCGGAACTTCGCCGACGTTATAATATTTCTGGAAACAGCTGCATACCGCGTTGGTTAAAAAAATATGGTAAATTTACATATCAAGATAAATTAACCATCGGACGTCCAATGAAAGACCCTCAATCTCAGCGTATAAAAGAACTTGAAGCACAATTGGCTAAAAAAGAGCAGGAATTATTAGTCTTTAAAAAATTTATTGAAATAGCCGAACGTGAGCTAAAAGTCGAAATTG GTAAAAAAGTCTGGTTCCAAGCAGTCCAAGAAATAAATCATATCTACAGGATTAGTCCATGTGAAATATGCAGATTGTTTGGATATAGTAAGCAGGCTTATTATAAAAGAAAATCACTTTTATTAAAATCAGATTTAAACCAGGAGAATCTCAGATGTTTAATAATGTCCGTGCGCCAAAAACTTCCAAAAACCGGAGGCAGAAAATTATATTACATGCTTAGGGATGATTTAAAGAAGCATCAAATAAAAATTGGCAGAGACAAATTATTTGATTTTCTACGAGGAGAATATTTGTTAGTTCCTAAAGTTCGAAGATATTATAAGACAACAAATTCAAGGCATTGGATGCGCAAATATCCAAACTTAATTAAAGAAGCAGAGATTAACAGACCCGAACAGATTTGGGTTGCGGATATTACCTATCTTAGAACTAGAGAGAAAACACATTACCTGCATCTAATAACTGATGCTTATTCCAAGAAAATTGTCGGTTACAATTTATCAGATAATCTAATGGCGAGTTCCACATTGGAAGCCTTAAAAATGGCTGTTGCCAATAAAAATAAAGATAGTAATCTGATACATCATTCAGATAGAGGATTGCAATACTGCAGTAAAGAATATACGGAGTACTTAATTAAAAATAATATTCTAATAAGCATGACTCAAAGTTATGATCCTTATGAAAATGCAGTTGCAGAAAGAGTAAATGGTATTTTGAAAGAAGAATTTGGACTGTTTGAAACCTTTGAAGATTTTAAAGCCTTAAAAAAACAGGTTCAGGAATCTATCTTGTTTTACAATCAAATCAGAGTACATTTATCAATAAATATGCTTACTCCAAATCAGGCACATTTACAAAATCAAGTTAAATTGAAAACATGGAAAAAAATAAATCGGAACAAAAGAAATCTTGTTCCGATTTAA
- a CDS encoding AIR synthase related protein yields MSSDSSKRYAQRGVSASKEDVHNAIKNIDKGLFPQAFCKIVPDYLTQDAEHCLIMHADGAGTKSSLAYMYWKETGDLSVWKGIAQDALIMNIDDLLCVGATDNILLSSTIGRNKNLIPAEVISAIINGTEELINELKSFGVTIHSTGGETADVGDVVRTIIVDSTVTARMKRSDVVDNANIKAGDVIVGLASFGQATYEKSYNGGMGSNGLTSARHDVFGKYLAKKYPESYDAAVPEELIYSGQVNLTDEVENSPINAGQLVLSPTRTYAPIIKKILDKYTPEDIHGMVHCSGGAQTKILHFVHNLHIIKDNLFPVPPLFKLIQEQSKTDWKEMYQVFNCGHRMELYVPENIAQDIIEISKSFNVDAQIVGRVEASDAKKLTITSEYGTFNY; encoded by the coding sequence ATGAGTTCAGATTCTAGCAAAAGGTACGCGCAAAGAGGTGTTTCGGCATCAAAAGAAGATGTGCACAACGCCATTAAAAATATTGACAAAGGTTTATTTCCGCAGGCTTTCTGCAAAATTGTTCCCGATTATTTAACGCAAGATGCAGAGCACTGTTTGATTATGCATGCTGACGGAGCAGGAACAAAATCATCTTTGGCTTATATGTATTGGAAAGAAACTGGAGATCTTTCTGTTTGGAAAGGAATTGCTCAGGACGCCTTAATCATGAATATTGATGATTTATTATGTGTTGGAGCAACTGATAATATCTTGCTTTCTTCGACTATTGGTAGAAATAAAAACTTAATTCCAGCTGAAGTTATCTCAGCAATCATCAATGGAACAGAAGAATTAATCAACGAATTAAAATCTTTTGGCGTAACCATTCATTCAACAGGAGGTGAAACGGCAGATGTTGGAGATGTGGTTCGTACTATTATTGTAGATTCTACAGTAACGGCTCGCATGAAACGTTCTGATGTGGTAGATAATGCAAATATTAAAGCAGGTGACGTAATTGTAGGTTTGGCATCTTTTGGACAGGCAACTTACGAGAAAAGTTATAATGGCGGAATGGGAAGCAATGGATTAACATCAGCACGTCATGATGTTTTCGGAAAATATCTGGCTAAAAAATACCCAGAAAGTTATGATGCAGCTGTTCCTGAAGAATTAATTTATTCAGGACAGGTAAATCTAACTGATGAAGTTGAGAACAGCCCAATCAATGCAGGTCAATTAGTGCTTTCTCCAACCAGAACTTACGCACCAATTATCAAGAAAATTTTAGATAAATATACTCCAGAAGATATTCACGGAATGGTACATTGCAGTGGAGGAGCACAGACAAAAATTCTTCATTTCGTACACAATTTACACATAATAAAAGATAATTTATTTCCAGTACCGCCATTGTTCAAATTAATCCAAGAGCAATCTAAAACCGATTGGAAAGAAATGTATCAGGTTTTCAACTGTGGTCACAGAATGGAATTATATGTTCCAGAAAATATTGCACAAGATATTATTGAAATTTCAAAATCATTCAATGTAGATGCGCAAATCGTAGGTAGAGTAGAAGCTTCAGATGCTAAAAAGCTTACTATTACGAGCGAATACGGAACATTTAATTATTAA
- a CDS encoding M949_RS01915 family surface polysaccharide biosynthesis protein, which produces MKKIVLFLLLNSIGCFAQKVESQKLTKEEIKERELENTTDFPIYSAFEFQDKGGVFELVLAENQKTISNKDTLNTKIQAVCVVNDHGGFLEKWRINDLLENYDPKETNIWFWTKYCTTTDLDGDGYTDPVIVYGSKTEYGEIRRVKIITVYKNKKYVIRAVECDLDYCRSFKKDQNWNTLPQKIKTSIDQLVVKLRKEQNLILKDG; this is translated from the coding sequence ATGAAAAAAATAGTGTTATTTCTGTTACTGAATTCTATTGGCTGTTTCGCTCAAAAAGTAGAAAGTCAAAAACTGACCAAAGAAGAGATTAAAGAAAGAGAACTAGAAAACACAACTGATTTTCCTATTTACAGCGCTTTTGAATTTCAGGATAAAGGTGGTGTTTTTGAATTGGTTTTAGCCGAAAATCAAAAAACGATTTCTAATAAAGATACTTTAAATACCAAAATTCAAGCCGTTTGTGTGGTCAATGATCACGGAGGTTTTTTAGAAAAATGGCGAATTAACGATTTATTAGAAAATTACGATCCGAAGGAAACGAATATTTGGTTCTGGACAAAATACTGCACTACTACAGATCTTGATGGAGATGGTTATACTGATCCCGTTATTGTTTATGGAAGTAAAACGGAATATGGAGAAATAAGACGCGTAAAAATTATTACAGTTTACAAAAACAAAAAATATGTAATTCGCGCGGTGGAATGTGATCTAGATTATTGCAGAAGTTTCAAAAAAGACCAAAATTGGAATACGCTTCCGCAGAAAATCAAAACATCTATTGATCAGTTAGTGGTAAAACTTAGAAAAGAACAGAATTTGATTTTAAAAGATGGATAG
- a CDS encoding GH92 family glycosyl hydrolase, with product MRLLILCFLFFYSQFISAQKIVTTEINEPVDFVYPLIGSDSKPGLSNGNTYPAIALPWGMNFWTPQTGKMGDGWIYTYASDKIRGFKQTHAPSPWMNDYGQFSIMPVTGKPVFDQDQRASWFSHKAETVKPYYYSVYLADYDVTTEITPTERAAYFKFTFPQNDKSYVVIDAFDKGSYVKVIPNEKKIIGYSTKNSGGVPSNFKNYFVIQFDEAFEEINTFSDKTLKKELELTADHTGAVVGFKTKKGQVITAKVASSFISFEQAELNLKEIGSESFETIKQKGREIWNKKLGTIITEGGSLEKNKVFYSCLYRTMLFPRKFYEYDKEGKIVHYSPYNGEVVPGYMFTDTGFWDTFRALFPLLNILQPELNSNIQEGLLNAYKESGWLPEWGSPGLRNVMIGNNSASVVAEAYLKNKEKYKYDIETLYQALIHGANNEGPLKAVGRFGVDYYNKLGYVPYDVSINENAARTLEYAYDDFSIYQLGKALGKPKKEIELYKKRSLNYKNLFDPETKLMRGKLANGKFMSPFNPFKWGDAFTEGNSWHYTWSVFHDIDGLIDLMGGKTKFVEKLDEVFSLEPIFDEDYYKDVIHEIREMQIANMGQYAHGNQPIQHMIYLYAYADAPWKTQYWVRETMNRMYKPTPDGYCGDEDNGQTSAWYVFSALGFYPVCPTCNEYVVGTPLFKKVTINLENGKQIVINAPKNSLDNKYIQKTSFNGTEYDKSYFTHQDLMNGAVIDFEMSNSENKTGKPKTAPFSLSKTK from the coding sequence ATGAGGTTATTAATACTTTGTTTCTTGTTCTTTTACAGTCAGTTTATTAGTGCACAAAAAATTGTGACAACAGAAATTAATGAACCGGTAGATTTTGTATATCCATTAATAGGAAGCGATTCTAAACCTGGTCTTTCCAACGGAAATACTTATCCAGCAATTGCATTACCGTGGGGAATGAATTTTTGGACACCGCAAACAGGAAAAATGGGCGATGGCTGGATTTATACGTATGCATCAGATAAAATACGCGGTTTTAAACAGACACATGCACCATCTCCTTGGATGAATGATTACGGTCAGTTTTCGATTATGCCCGTTACTGGGAAACCTGTTTTCGATCAGGATCAAAGAGCAAGTTGGTTTTCGCACAAAGCAGAAACGGTGAAACCTTATTATTACAGCGTTTATCTAGCAGATTACGATGTAACAACCGAAATTACACCAACAGAAAGAGCGGCTTATTTTAAATTTACTTTTCCTCAAAATGATAAATCATATGTTGTAATCGATGCATTTGACAAAGGATCTTATGTAAAGGTTATTCCTAATGAGAAAAAAATAATTGGTTATTCTACTAAAAATAGCGGTGGAGTTCCTTCCAATTTTAAAAACTACTTTGTAATTCAGTTTGATGAGGCTTTTGAAGAAATCAATACTTTTAGCGATAAAACATTAAAAAAAGAACTAGAGTTAACTGCAGATCATACTGGTGCTGTCGTTGGTTTTAAAACTAAAAAAGGACAAGTTATTACCGCAAAAGTGGCTTCGTCTTTCATTAGTTTTGAGCAGGCAGAATTGAACCTAAAAGAAATTGGTTCTGAGAGCTTTGAGACAATCAAACAAAAAGGAAGAGAAATTTGGAATAAAAAACTAGGAACAATTATTACAGAAGGCGGATCATTAGAAAAAAATAAAGTTTTCTATTCGTGTTTGTACAGAACAATGCTTTTCCCAAGAAAGTTTTATGAATATGATAAAGAGGGAAAAATAGTGCATTACAGCCCATATAACGGAGAAGTTGTTCCAGGGTATATGTTTACAGATACAGGATTTTGGGATACATTTAGAGCGTTGTTTCCTTTGCTCAATATTTTGCAGCCAGAACTAAATTCGAATATTCAGGAAGGATTATTAAATGCTTATAAAGAAAGTGGCTGGCTGCCAGAATGGGGAAGTCCAGGTTTGCGAAACGTGATGATTGGAAACAATTCGGCATCGGTAGTGGCAGAAGCTTATCTGAAAAACAAAGAAAAATATAAGTATGACATTGAAACATTGTATCAAGCTTTAATTCACGGTGCAAACAATGAAGGGCCATTAAAAGCGGTTGGAAGATTTGGAGTTGATTATTATAATAAACTAGGCTATGTTCCTTATGATGTTTCTATAAACGAAAATGCGGCAAGAACTTTAGAATATGCTTACGATGATTTTTCTATTTATCAACTCGGAAAAGCATTAGGGAAACCTAAAAAAGAAATTGAGCTTTACAAAAAGAGAAGTTTAAACTATAAAAATCTTTTTGATCCAGAAACCAAATTAATGCGTGGTAAATTGGCAAACGGAAAATTCATGAGTCCGTTTAATCCGTTTAAATGGGGAGATGCTTTTACAGAAGGAAACAGCTGGCATTATACATGGTCGGTTTTTCATGATATTGACGGTTTGATTGATCTGATGGGAGGAAAAACTAAGTTTGTAGAAAAATTAGACGAAGTCTTTTCACTAGAACCTATTTTCGATGAAGATTATTATAAAGATGTAATCCATGAAATCCGAGAAATGCAGATTGCTAATATGGGACAATACGCACATGGAAACCAGCCAATTCAGCACATGATTTATTTATACGCTTACGCGGACGCGCCTTGGAAAACACAATACTGGGTTCGTGAAACTATGAATAGAATGTATAAACCCACTCCTGATGGTTATTGCGGAGATGAAGATAACGGACAGACTTCGGCTTGGTATGTATTTTCGGCATTAGGATTTTATCCAGTTTGTCCAACTTGTAACGAATATGTTGTGGGAACTCCTTTGTTTAAAAAAGTGACGATTAATCTGGAAAATGGGAAACAAATTGTAATTAATGCGCCAAAGAATAGCTTGGATAATAAATATATTCAGAAAACCTCGTTTAATGGAACTGAATATGATAAAAGCTATTTTACACATCAGGATTTAATGAATGGTGCGGTGATTGATTTTGAAATGAGTAATTCTGAAAATAAGACTGGAAAACCTAAAACAGCTCCGTTTTCACTTTCTAAAACAAAATAA